The following coding sequences lie in one Populus trichocarpa isolate Nisqually-1 chromosome 14, P.trichocarpa_v4.1, whole genome shotgun sequence genomic window:
- the LOC7495204 gene encoding uncharacterized protein LOC7495204 isoform X1, whose protein sequence is MMSQFVSRGRELEVDLESGGTTNEEDKMSDPISANGQTKTILKRACTGPVGFHGLANSSNFSELAADNVELLIDNNSEGQEGKQNITFVDRKDVVEKRIKNLKKPPKPPRPPKGLSLDAADQKLMKEITELAMRKRARIERLKALKKMRASKTSSWSSSLSAMVITIVFCLIIIYQGISSRYSGSLALKGSPEPAVGTGEALIAVQLYKNNVA, encoded by the exons ATGATGAGTCAATTTGTTTCGAGAGGAAGGGAGCTTGAAGTTGATCTTGAAAGTGGTGGGACAACCAACGAAGAAGATAAAATGAGCGATCCCATTTCAGCAAATGGACAAACCAAGACAATTTTAAAGAGGGCATGTACTGGGCCCGTGGGTTTTCATGGATTGGCAAATTCATCAAACTTTAGTGAGCTTGCGGCTGACAATGTGGAGTTGTTGATAGACAATAATTCAGAAGGACAAGAGGGAAAGCAGAACATAACCTTTGTGGATAGAAAAGATGTTGTGGAGAAACGcataaagaatttgaaaaaaccCCCCAAACCGCCAAGACCTCCTAAAGGTCTGTCACTGGATGCTGCTGACCAGAAGTTGATGAAAGAAATCACCGAGCTTGCCATGCGAAAACGTGCCAGGATTGAAAGACTTAAAGCACTGAAGAAGATGAGAGCATCAAAGACATCATCTTGGAGCAGCAGCTTGTCTGCCATGGTCATCACAATCGTTTTCTGCCTCATTATAATATATCAAG GAATTAGCTCCAGATACAGTGGAAGCTTGGCCTTAAAAGGGTCTCCTGAGCCAGCAGTGGGTACTGGTGAAGCTTTGATTGCAGTTCAGTTGTACAAGAACAATGTTGCATAA
- the LOC7495204 gene encoding uncharacterized protein LOC7495204 isoform X2, with protein sequence MMSQFVSRGRELEVDLESGGTTNEEDKMSDPISANGQTKTILKRACTGPVGFHGLANSSNFSELAADNVELLIDNNSEGQEGKQNITFVDRKDVVEKRIKNLKKPPKPPRPPKGLSLDAADQKLMKEITELAMRKRARIERLKALKKMRASKTSSWSSSLSAMVITIVFCLIIIYQAWT encoded by the exons ATGATGAGTCAATTTGTTTCGAGAGGAAGGGAGCTTGAAGTTGATCTTGAAAGTGGTGGGACAACCAACGAAGAAGATAAAATGAGCGATCCCATTTCAGCAAATGGACAAACCAAGACAATTTTAAAGAGGGCATGTACTGGGCCCGTGGGTTTTCATGGATTGGCAAATTCATCAAACTTTAGTGAGCTTGCGGCTGACAATGTGGAGTTGTTGATAGACAATAATTCAGAAGGACAAGAGGGAAAGCAGAACATAACCTTTGTGGATAGAAAAGATGTTGTGGAGAAACGcataaagaatttgaaaaaaccCCCCAAACCGCCAAGACCTCCTAAAGGTCTGTCACTGGATGCTGCTGACCAGAAGTTGATGAAAGAAATCACCGAGCTTGCCATGCGAAAACGTGCCAGGATTGAAAGACTTAAAGCACTGAAGAAGATGAGAGCATCAAAGACATCATCTTGGAGCAGCAGCTTGTCTGCCATGGTCATCACAATCGTTTTCTGCCTCATTATAATATATCAAG CTTGGACCTGA